One window from the genome of Carnobacteriaceae bacterium zg-84 encodes:
- a CDS encoding nicotinate phosphoribosyltransferase, translated as MFMIYQDDSLALHTDLYQINMMQTYWLEGIADKRAVFEAYFRKAPFSSEYAVFAGLERLVQYIQGLHFSDTDIAYLREQGQYSEEFLDYLKAFKFNATIRAPHEGEIMFANEPLVQVEGSLATCQLIETALLNILNFQTLIATKASRIRTVCGKDDTISEFGTRRAQEMDAAIWGTRAAYIGGFDSTSNIRAGKIFGIPITGTHAHALVQAYRNDYDAFKAYAQTHKDVVFLVDTYDTLRSGVPNAIKVAKEMGDRINFLGVRIDSGDMAYTSKKIREQLDEAGFPNAKIIASNDLDERTILNLKMQGAKINSWGVGTRLITAYDQPALGVVYKLVSIEDENGNMVDTMKISSNAEKVSTPGRKQVWRITRNSDGKSEGDYIALWHERPDLLEELYMFHPVHTYINKTVKDFTARPLLHDVFVDGQLVIDLPTLESVKQYAEQSLNHLWDEYRRILNPEKYPVDLSTILYEQKMTSIEEIKKRVKKQVKEVN; from the coding sequence ATATTCATGATATATCAAGATGATAGTTTAGCGTTACACACAGATTTGTATCAAATTAACATGATGCAAACATATTGGTTAGAAGGAATTGCAGATAAACGTGCAGTTTTTGAAGCGTATTTTAGAAAAGCACCTTTTTCAAGTGAATATGCAGTATTTGCTGGGTTAGAACGATTGGTTCAATATATTCAAGGGTTACATTTTTCAGATACTGATATTGCATATTTAAGAGAGCAAGGACAGTATTCTGAAGAATTTTTAGACTATTTAAAAGCGTTTAAATTTAATGCAACAATTCGTGCACCTCATGAGGGTGAAATTATGTTTGCCAATGAACCATTGGTACAAGTTGAAGGAAGTTTAGCAACGTGTCAGCTAATTGAAACAGCCTTATTAAATATTTTGAATTTTCAAACACTCATTGCCACAAAAGCATCTCGAATACGTACAGTTTGTGGAAAAGATGATACTATTTCAGAATTTGGAACACGTCGTGCACAAGAAATGGATGCAGCAATTTGGGGAACAAGAGCAGCTTATATAGGTGGATTTGATTCGACAAGTAACATTAGAGCAGGTAAAATTTTTGGTATTCCAATTACGGGAACGCATGCTCATGCACTTGTACAAGCATATCGAAATGATTATGATGCATTTAAAGCTTATGCTCAGACACATAAAGATGTTGTTTTTTTAGTAGATACATACGATACATTACGTTCAGGCGTACCAAATGCTATCAAAGTAGCAAAAGAAATGGGAGATCGTATCAACTTTTTAGGTGTTCGAATTGACAGTGGAGATATGGCGTATACCTCTAAAAAAATCCGTGAACAATTAGATGAAGCAGGATTTCCAAATGCTAAAATTATTGCATCGAATGATTTAGATGAAAGAACGATTTTAAACTTAAAAATGCAAGGTGCAAAAATCAATTCATGGGGTGTTGGAACACGTTTAATTACAGCGTATGATCAGCCAGCTTTAGGTGTTGTGTATAAATTGGTTAGTATCGAAGATGAGAATGGCAATATGGTAGATACAATGAAAATTTCAAGTAATGCTGAAAAAGTGTCAACGCCAGGTAGAAAACAAGTCTGGAGAATTACACGTAATAGCGATGGAAAATCTGAAGGAGATTATATTGCATTATGGCATGAAAGACCAGACTTATTAGAAGAATTGTACATGTTTCATCCTGTACATACTTATATCAATAAAACGGTTAAAGATTTTACAGCACGTCCATTGCTTCATGATGTATTCGTTGATGGTCAATTAGTGATTGATTTACCTACTTTAGAAAGTGTTAAACAATATGCAGAACAATCGCTTAATCATTTATGGGACGAATACCGTCGTATTTTAAATCCAGAAAAATATCCAGTCGATTTATCTACAATATTGTATGAACAAAAGATGACCAGTATCGAAGAGATAAAAAAACGTGTCAAAAAACAAGTAAAGGAGGTGAACTAA
- the nadE gene encoding ammonia-dependent NAD(+) synthetase yields the protein MRPLQQNIIETLKVNPIIEAHDEIRRSVDFLKRYLLKNPSLKTLVLGISGGQDSTLAGRLSQLAVEELRRETGDNTYQFIAVRLPYGIQADEDDAQKALAFICPDKVMTVNIKDAVDATQASLEISGVVISDFNKGNIKARQRMIVQYGIAGATHGVVVGTDHAAEAVTGFYTKFGDGGADIMPLWRLNKRQGRQLLQYLQADEALYLKIPTADLEEDKPLLPDEVALGVTYEDIDDYLEGKTISEEAAEKIEYWYIRSQHKRQMPLTVFDN from the coding sequence ATGCGTCCATTACAACAAAATATTATTGAAACATTAAAAGTCAATCCGATAATAGAGGCTCACGATGAGATAAGGCGTAGTGTTGATTTTTTAAAGCGTTATTTATTGAAAAATCCTTCATTAAAAACATTAGTATTAGGGATTAGTGGTGGGCAAGATTCCACACTAGCAGGAAGATTATCACAGTTGGCTGTCGAGGAATTAAGACGAGAAACTGGAGATAATACATACCAGTTTATTGCTGTGAGATTACCTTATGGCATACAAGCCGATGAAGATGATGCACAAAAAGCATTAGCATTTATTTGTCCAGATAAAGTGATGACAGTTAATATTAAAGATGCTGTCGATGCTACACAAGCAAGTTTAGAAATATCGGGTGTCGTGATTAGTGATTTTAATAAAGGTAATATTAAAGCAAGACAACGTATGATTGTGCAATATGGAATTGCTGGTGCTACGCATGGCGTTGTAGTTGGTACAGATCATGCAGCAGAAGCAGTTACAGGTTTTTATACAAAATTTGGAGATGGTGGAGCAGATATTATGCCGTTGTGGCGATTAAATAAACGCCAAGGAAGACAACTATTGCAATATTTACAAGCAGATGAAGCTTTATATTTAAAAATACCCACAGCAGATTTAGAAGAAGATAAACCATTACTTCCAGATGAAGTTGCTTTAGGTGTTACATACGAAGATATTGATGATTATTTAGAAGGAAAAACCATTTCTGAAGAAGCTGCTGAAAAAATTGAATACTGGTATATACGTAGTCAACACAAACGTCAAATGCCATTAACGGTTTTTGATAATTAA
- a CDS encoding hemolysin III family protein — MHKIETKTLIAEIFNATTHGIGTLLGIIGLIFLIVKGIHISTLNIISYTIYGVTLILLFLFSTLYHSLSFTKAKKIMRVFDHSAIYLLIAGSYTPYCLLAVKGTQGWLMCFVIWIIALIGIIVKCFNIGKNVLLSSILYLGMGWLSLLLIVPLYQAIGFNGILLLVLGGISYSIGTIFYNMKKIEFMHVIWHLFVMLGAGFMYFSIFLYV; from the coding sequence ATGCACAAAATTGAAACAAAAACACTTATTGCTGAAATTTTCAATGCTACTACTCATGGAATTGGCACACTTTTAGGTATCATAGGACTTATTTTTTTAATTGTAAAAGGGATACATATCAGTACATTAAACATTATTTCCTATACTATTTACGGTGTAACACTTATTTTACTCTTTTTATTTTCAACTTTATACCATAGCCTTTCATTTACAAAAGCAAAAAAAATCATGCGTGTTTTTGATCACTCTGCCATTTATTTACTGATTGCAGGCTCTTATACACCTTATTGTTTATTAGCTGTCAAAGGTACACAAGGATGGTTGATGTGTTTCGTCATTTGGATAATTGCTCTTATCGGTATTATTGTAAAATGCTTTAACATCGGTAAAAATGTTCTATTATCTTCTATCTTATACTTAGGTATGGGGTGGCTCTCACTTTTACTCATTGTTCCCTTATATCAAGCAATTGGATTTAATGGTATTTTACTTCTTGTATTAGGTGGCATCAGTTACTCAATCGGTACTATTTTTTACAATATGAAAAAAATCGAATTTATGCATGTTATTTGGCATCTATTTGTGATGTTAGGTGCAGGATTTATGTACTTTTCAATTTTTCTATACGTTTAA